A section of the Metabacillus endolithicus genome encodes:
- a CDS encoding flagellar FlbD family protein: protein MIQVTRLNGKSFTLNALYIEVIESFPDTTITLTNGHKYVVKENEQEVRTKISSFYRNINVLSLRKDSEVLEDE from the coding sequence ATGATTCAAGTTACTAGATTGAATGGTAAATCATTTACCTTGAATGCATTATATATTGAGGTAATTGAATCATTTCCTGACACAACAATTACTCTAACAAATGGTCACAAATATGTTGTGAAGGAGAATGAACAAGAGGTTCGAACAAAGATCTCTTCCTTCTATAGAAATATAAATGTATTGTCGCTGAGAAAAGACTCGGAGGTCTTGGAAGATGAATAA
- the fliI gene encoding flagellar protein export ATPase FliI produces MRAVDLIHTIDSLDSYKRYGKVKRVVGLMIESRGPESSIGDLCYIYTGSSKKTKIPAEVVGFKDENVLLMPYLQVMHISPGSIVEATDEPLTVKVGMGLIGQVVDAFGLPLNESNLPKGLASVPTDQSPPNPMKRPPIHEKMEVGVRVIDSLLTVGKGQRVGIFAGSGVGKSTLMGMIARNTNADLNVIALIGERGREVREFIDKDLGPEGLKRSIVVVATSDQPALMRMKAAYTATAIAEYFRDKGLNVMFMMDSVTRVAMAQREIGLAVGEPPTTKGYTPSVFAILPKLLERTGTNEQGTITAFYTVLVDGDDLNEPISDTVRGILDGHIVLDRQLANKGQFPAINVLKSISRVMNQIVDSGHKSSASKLRDLLSTYLNSEDLINIGAYKRGSSREIDEAIKFYPKIISFLKQNVEDKVTIEESIASLNQLIEKGDF; encoded by the coding sequence TTGAGAGCAGTCGATCTGATTCATACAATTGACAGTTTAGATTCCTATAAGCGTTATGGGAAAGTAAAAAGGGTAGTCGGGTTGATGATTGAATCAAGAGGACCTGAAAGCTCAATTGGTGACCTTTGTTATATTTATACCGGATCATCTAAGAAAACAAAAATTCCGGCAGAGGTTGTAGGTTTTAAAGATGAAAATGTTCTGTTAATGCCGTATTTGCAAGTGATGCATATATCACCTGGAAGTATTGTTGAAGCGACGGATGAACCTCTAACAGTAAAAGTCGGCATGGGTTTAATTGGACAAGTAGTCGATGCTTTTGGATTACCTTTAAATGAATCCAATCTTCCAAAGGGTCTAGCAAGTGTTCCAACTGATCAATCTCCTCCCAATCCAATGAAGCGTCCACCCATCCATGAAAAAATGGAAGTTGGAGTGCGTGTTATTGATAGCTTGTTAACGGTTGGAAAAGGTCAGCGTGTAGGTATTTTTGCAGGTAGTGGTGTTGGTAAAAGTACATTAATGGGTATGATTGCCCGAAACACAAATGCAGATTTAAATGTGATTGCGCTCATAGGTGAACGAGGACGTGAGGTAAGAGAGTTTATTGACAAAGATCTTGGACCTGAAGGATTAAAAAGATCCATTGTTGTTGTTGCCACTTCAGATCAGCCTGCTCTTATGAGGATGAAGGCGGCGTATACCGCAACTGCTATTGCTGAGTATTTTCGTGATAAAGGGTTAAATGTCATGTTTATGATGGACTCTGTTACGCGTGTAGCAATGGCACAGCGTGAAATCGGGCTTGCAGTAGGGGAACCACCAACAACAAAAGGATATACCCCATCGGTTTTTGCTATATTGCCTAAACTATTAGAACGAACTGGTACAAATGAGCAAGGAACAATCACTGCTTTTTATACAGTTCTTGTTGATGGTGATGATTTAAATGAACCAATCTCAGATACTGTTCGAGGTATATTAGATGGTCATATTGTATTGGACCGACAACTCGCAAATAAAGGACAATTCCCGGCTATTAATGTTCTAAAAAGCATTAGTCGTGTTATGAATCAAATTGTTGATTCAGGACATAAAAGTTCTGCATCAAAACTACGTGATCTTCTTTCAACCTATTTAAATTCCGAAGATTTAATTAATATCGGTGCATATAAAAGAGGTTCTTCACGAGAGATTGATGAAGCAATTAAATTCTATCCGAAAATCATTTCATTTTTAAAGCAAAATGTTGAAGATAAAGTCACTATTGAAGAAAGTATTGCTTCACTTAATCAGTTAATCGAAAAAGGTGATTTTTAA
- a CDS encoding MotE family protein: METETEKQEFGKFQWFFFVIFIPMIFTLTLVGVILSVAGFDVLGKAKSTLKEIPVVEKLFKEEETAATSQVLKEEAQKEEIKKLEETVEEQSVMITALEKDLTNKEKEVQTLTQEISSLEKQLEEIKNTETETSNQKKDISSLYDNMSSKKAAEIIPNLSQEDALLILTSLDDKQVADILAKMTVEDAVKYTGLLSSNEE; this comes from the coding sequence GTGGAAACTGAAACTGAAAAACAAGAATTCGGTAAATTTCAATGGTTTTTCTTTGTCATATTTATTCCAATGATTTTCACTTTAACGTTAGTCGGTGTTATTTTATCCGTAGCAGGCTTTGATGTACTGGGAAAAGCCAAATCAACATTAAAGGAAATACCTGTCGTTGAAAAATTATTCAAAGAAGAAGAAACAGCCGCTACTTCTCAAGTTTTGAAAGAAGAAGCTCAAAAAGAAGAAATAAAGAAGCTTGAAGAAACGGTTGAGGAACAATCAGTGATGATTACTGCTCTTGAAAAGGATTTAACGAATAAAGAAAAAGAAGTTCAAACTCTTACACAAGAAATAAGCTCATTGGAAAAACAACTTGAAGAAATTAAAAATACCGAAACAGAAACAAGCAATCAGAAAAAGGATATTTCTAGCTTATACGACAATATGAGCAGTAAGAAAGCAGCGGAGATTATTCCGAATTTATCTCAAGAAGATGCTTTGTTAATCCTTACTTCATTAGATGATAAGCAAGTTGCTGATATATTAGCAAAAATGACCGTTGAAGATGCAGTGAAATATACTGGGCTATTGTCTTCTAATGAAGAATAG
- a CDS encoding flagellar hook-length control protein FliK: MKIANLFDVQSFSPKKTNQSSTGSSFKDFIGSVQHSPHGQPTAVTPKQDVQQKELLTEVKNEIKEILGNQLGEDPTINNLSEEDLSSIQTSMNELLNQFTSLEDLLNSTDKLPIGISILALAIKIEDIAKTDGSVEMTQILEKLHALLESEFPSFSPTEDLNFDHMFFALENMSKEDKALLEGQMIISTASEQVLDDLRYYSKLLGLMENPSEANYAKNLLKDSLLADSDVADHLKQILSSDDLSKVKELLTKLMTVVDSAENTDQNNSFNKDLVASQHNSGLSLNSASVPEEIFSIQLDKFVQKDQLMTVGENKNTNVLTSTKEEFTNKMIELLKNSRLSQFNNGTSRLVINLTPEHLGSITIRIVQQQNGEMVAKIIAATQSAKELLEHSGSQLRQALPNVNIEFERFEVFTDDSSKFLRENKDPKQGKEHNNQNENSDQEEQNNVNFKDSLNDALNISI; the protein is encoded by the coding sequence GTGAAAATCGCAAATTTGTTTGACGTTCAAAGTTTTTCACCAAAAAAGACAAATCAGAGCAGTACAGGAAGTAGCTTTAAAGATTTTATAGGTTCTGTACAACATTCTCCACATGGGCAGCCAACTGCTGTAACTCCTAAACAAGATGTACAACAAAAGGAATTATTAACAGAAGTTAAGAATGAGATAAAAGAAATTCTAGGGAATCAGCTAGGTGAAGACCCAACCATTAACAATTTATCTGAAGAAGATCTTTCAAGTATACAAACAAGTATGAATGAGCTGTTAAATCAGTTTACATCATTAGAAGACTTATTAAACTCAACAGATAAACTTCCAATTGGGATTAGTATCTTAGCCTTAGCTATAAAAATAGAAGATATAGCTAAAACGGACGGTTCTGTTGAAATGACTCAAATATTGGAAAAATTACATGCATTATTAGAAAGTGAGTTTCCAAGCTTTTCTCCAACAGAAGATCTTAACTTCGATCATATGTTTTTTGCTCTAGAAAATATGAGTAAGGAAGATAAAGCTTTATTGGAAGGTCAAATGATTATTAGCACTGCAAGTGAACAAGTTTTAGATGATTTACGCTATTATAGTAAACTACTAGGCTTAATGGAAAATCCTTCCGAAGCAAATTATGCCAAAAATTTGCTTAAAGACTCATTATTAGCTGATTCTGATGTAGCTGATCACTTAAAGCAGATACTCTCATCAGATGATTTATCTAAAGTTAAGGAACTGCTGACAAAGCTAATGACTGTGGTAGATTCTGCAGAAAATACTGATCAAAATAATTCATTTAATAAAGATTTAGTTGCTAGTCAACATAACTCAGGTCTTTCATTAAATTCAGCTTCTGTTCCTGAAGAAATTTTTTCTATTCAATTAGATAAATTCGTACAAAAAGATCAGCTTATGACCGTTGGTGAAAATAAAAATACAAATGTATTAACTTCGACGAAAGAAGAATTTACAAATAAAATGATCGAGTTGCTGAAAAATAGTAGACTCTCTCAATTTAACAATGGCACAAGCCGTTTGGTTATTAATTTGACTCCAGAGCATCTTGGGTCCATTACAATTAGAATTGTTCAACAGCAGAATGGTGAAATGGTTGCAAAAATCATTGCTGCCACACAATCAGCAAAGGAATTGTTAGAACATAGCGGATCTCAGCTGAGGCAGGCATTACCTAATGTAAATATAGAGTTTGAGAGATTTGAAGTTTTTACTGATGATTCCTCTAAATTCCTAAGAGAAAATAAAGACCCTAAACAAGGAAAAGAACATAACAATCAAAATGAAAATTCCGATCAAGAAGAACAAAATAATGTGAACTTTAAAGATTCACTAAATGATGCATTAAACATTTCAATTTAA
- the fliL gene encoding flagellar basal body-associated protein FliL, whose amino-acid sequence MNKKLLTIMLVIISSITLIGVTALVVVTKFLGDEDEHKAPPIKEVVEASVDIPEITTNLSSGNIVRLSFKIETDSKKAKEELLQREFQVRDIIISELANMNADQLDGAEGMNKLKETITVKVNELMQEGKVNKVYTTSYILQ is encoded by the coding sequence ATGAATAAGAAGCTTTTAACGATAATGCTTGTCATTATAAGTTCTATAACATTAATTGGAGTTACAGCCTTAGTTGTTGTTACAAAATTTCTTGGAGATGAAGATGAGCATAAAGCACCTCCAATTAAAGAGGTGGTTGAGGCATCCGTAGATATACCGGAAATAACCACAAATTTATCCAGTGGTAATATAGTACGCTTATCATTTAAAATTGAAACAGACTCAAAGAAAGCCAAGGAAGAATTACTTCAACGTGAGTTTCAAGTTCGCGATATTATCATTTCCGAATTGGCTAATATGAACGCGGATCAGCTCGATGGTGCTGAAGGCATGAATAAACTAAAAGAAACAATTACTGTGAAAGTTAACGAATTGATGCAAGAAGGCAAGGTCAATAAGGTTTATACCACTTCCTATATCCTTCAATAA
- the fliJ gene encoding flagellar export protein FliJ, translating to MVNPFRFQKIMDVKENEKEQSLAEYNQSVNDFENVANKLYDSLKQKEVLEETTLARLNSGMSVQEIRHYQQFVSNIEKTITHYQKLVQLTRNRMNEKQMKLMQKNIEVKKYEKLKEKQLEQYILATKHSENKQMDDLSIQSYMYRGS from the coding sequence ATGGTAAATCCATTTCGATTCCAAAAAATAATGGATGTTAAAGAAAATGAAAAAGAACAATCACTGGCCGAGTATAATCAATCAGTAAATGATTTTGAGAATGTAGCGAACAAATTATACGATTCTTTGAAACAAAAAGAAGTGTTAGAGGAAACAACTCTTGCGCGATTAAATAGTGGGATGTCTGTTCAGGAAATTAGACATTATCAACAATTTGTTAGCAATATCGAAAAAACAATTACTCATTATCAAAAACTGGTTCAGTTAACAAGAAACAGAATGAATGAAAAACAAATGAAGCTTATGCAGAAAAATATTGAAGTGAAAAAATACGAAAAGTTGAAAGAAAAACAGCTGGAACAGTATATTTTGGCAACAAAACATTCTGAAAACAAGCAAATGGATGATCTTTCTATCCAATCTTATATGTATCGTGGAAGTTAG
- the fliM gene encoding flagellar motor switch protein FliM, producing MAGDILSQSEIDALLSAISTGEMDADELKKEESNKKVKVYDFKRALRFSKDQIRSLTRIHDNFARLLTTHFSAQLRTYIQITVGSVDQLPYEEFIRSIPKMTVLNIFEVHPLEGRVLMEVNPNIAYAMMDRIMGGIGASVNKIENLTEIETKIISNIFEKSLENYQEAWDSLVEIDPVMADFEVNPQFLQMVSPNETVVVISLNIQVGETSGMINLCIPHVVLEPIIPKLSVHYWMQSDRKEPKQNEIDALKKQINLADLTVSAELGSSDLSIQDFLQLQPGDVIQLDRTIDQPLVVKIGDKPKFTGQPGKLNKKLAVQIIDHLSRGDEDGE from the coding sequence TTGGCAGGTGATATTTTATCACAAAGTGAAATTGATGCCTTGCTATCTGCTATTTCAACAGGTGAGATGGATGCAGATGAATTAAAAAAGGAAGAATCCAATAAAAAAGTTAAGGTTTATGATTTTAAACGTGCTTTGCGATTCTCAAAAGATCAAATTCGAAGTTTAACCCGAATTCATGACAACTTTGCGAGACTATTAACAACACACTTTTCAGCTCAATTAAGAACGTATATACAAATAACTGTAGGTTCTGTTGACCAATTACCATATGAAGAATTTATACGATCTATTCCAAAGATGACTGTTTTAAATATATTCGAAGTTCACCCTTTGGAAGGTAGAGTATTAATGGAAGTGAATCCTAATATAGCATACGCTATGATGGATCGAATTATGGGTGGTATCGGTGCAAGTGTTAATAAAATTGAAAATCTAACTGAGATAGAAACAAAAATTATTTCAAATATCTTTGAAAAATCACTAGAAAACTACCAAGAAGCTTGGGATTCTTTAGTTGAAATTGATCCTGTAATGGCAGATTTTGAAGTGAACCCTCAGTTTTTACAGATGGTTTCTCCAAATGAAACAGTTGTTGTTATATCATTGAATATTCAAGTTGGAGAAACGAGCGGAATGATAAATTTATGTATCCCGCATGTTGTTTTGGAACCAATTATCCCGAAGCTTTCTGTACATTATTGGATGCAGTCTGATCGTAAAGAGCCGAAGCAAAACGAGATTGATGCTTTGAAAAAGCAAATTAATCTTGCTGATCTCACAGTGTCTGCAGAATTGGGGTCATCTGATTTATCTATTCAAGATTTTCTTCAATTACAACCTGGAGACGTCATTCAATTAGATCGTACCATCGATCAACCATTGGTGGTTAAAATAGGTGACAAGCCAAAGTTTACTGGACAACCAGGGAAATTAAACAAAAAATTAGCGGTTCAAATTATTGACCACTTATCGAGAGGTGACGAAGATGGTGAGTAA
- a CDS encoding TIGR02530 family flagellar biosynthesis protein, which translates to MTLPIKPVTSQTLDAMKSRTNVIKPQASFKEVLSELQNPTLKISKHAQERIQQRDIHISDNDWNLIEEKVQEASYKGVTDSLVILQDAALIVSAKNKTVVTAMNIEEAKSQIFTNINGTIIMD; encoded by the coding sequence ATGACTTTACCTATTAAACCTGTTACTTCACAAACATTAGATGCAATGAAATCCAGAACTAATGTTATAAAACCTCAAGCTTCATTTAAAGAAGTTCTGAGTGAGCTGCAAAACCCAACTTTAAAGATTAGTAAACATGCACAAGAAAGAATTCAGCAAAGAGATATACATATCTCTGATAATGATTGGAATTTGATCGAGGAAAAAGTGCAGGAGGCAAGCTATAAAGGTGTGACGGATTCACTCGTTATCTTGCAGGATGCTGCTCTTATCGTTAGTGCAAAAAACAAAACAGTTGTAACGGCAATGAATATTGAAGAAGCGAAATCTCAAATTTTTACCAATATAAATGGAACAATTATTATGGATTAA
- the flgD gene encoding flagellar hook assembly protein FlgD: protein MSVSIDPSLLLSNNTKTRSSGSNLGKDEFLKILMTQLQNQDPLNPMEDKEFISQMANFSSLEQITNMNSLMQKFLDTQKATDSILKYSEMIGKSIEWSDSGAEEAVQTGVVKAIKQKNNSIILELDNGKEITSDLVTKISQPE, encoded by the coding sequence ATGTCTGTATCTATAGATCCAAGTTTATTATTGTCAAATAATACAAAAACTCGTAGTTCTGGATCCAATCTTGGAAAAGATGAATTTTTAAAAATACTTATGACACAACTACAAAACCAAGATCCATTAAACCCAATGGAAGATAAAGAATTCATTTCACAGATGGCTAACTTTTCATCACTTGAACAGATTACCAATATGAATTCCCTGATGCAAAAGTTTTTAGATACACAAAAAGCAACGGATTCTATTTTAAAATATTCAGAGATGATTGGTAAATCTATTGAATGGTCAGATTCAGGTGCTGAAGAGGCTGTACAAACTGGAGTTGTAAAAGCAATCAAACAAAAAAACAATAGCATAATTCTTGAACTTGATAATGGGAAAGAAATTACGAGTGATTTAGTTACAAAAATCAGCCAGCCTGAGTAA
- a CDS encoding flagellar hook-basal body complex protein, with translation MLRSMYSGISGMKNFQMKLDVIGNNIANVNTYGYKKSRTTFKDLISQQISGAGAANGARGGTNAQQVGLGTQASSIDVIHTTGATQTTARTLDLALSGDGFFPVATISDLARVGVDRGNQMGNNVITGAIDRAMDLSYTRAGNFYMDDRGYLVTSDGLYLVGETGEKTLPTPAEITKGNTALTAINVFETSYKNMLDATKVLENKANTLLTAYTEYEDALTTGNSVASAYTAMDTAYEDFHDYVNSNGSYNGSGFNTVANSFYNANGGTPTGSVVTLNNSINTFNGAPVSEIVSQVSTIVSNLITPPTTNPDPDYAAAPAGPTGGTYVALNSTDVDKIKALLDKVTNFKVDLDQVAQSVVTYENAAENLLKPKWSDSLSGEAGLIQIPLDAQSFSIGPDGTVTFVNSSGQLNVAGQIRLANFANAGGLEKAGGNLFRESSNSGKVDKNANGIQLDELFAPGTDGVASIVAGALEMSNVDLSEEFTEMIVAQRGFQSNTKIITTSDEILQELVNLKR, from the coding sequence ATGTTACGTTCAATGTACTCAGGTATCAGTGGTATGAAAAACTTTCAAATGAAGCTAGATGTTATCGGAAATAACATCGCAAACGTAAATACGTACGGTTATAAAAAATCACGTACAACATTTAAAGATTTAATCAGTCAGCAAATTTCAGGTGCTGGTGCAGCAAACGGTGCCCGTGGGGGAACAAACGCACAGCAAGTTGGTTTAGGTACGCAGGCTTCATCAATTGACGTAATTCATACAACAGGTGCAACTCAAACAACAGCAAGAACACTGGACTTAGCACTATCAGGTGATGGTTTCTTCCCAGTAGCTACGATCTCAGATTTAGCTCGTGTTGGTGTTGACCGTGGTAACCAAATGGGGAATAACGTTATAACAGGTGCAATTGACCGTGCGATGGATCTTAGTTATACAAGAGCTGGGAACTTTTATATGGATGATAGAGGGTATTTAGTTACATCTGATGGATTGTATTTAGTGGGTGAGACTGGTGAGAAAACACTTCCGACTCCAGCTGAAATTACAAAAGGAAATACAGCTTTAACTGCTATAAATGTATTTGAAACATCATATAAAAATATGCTTGACGCTACAAAAGTACTTGAGAACAAAGCGAACACATTATTAACAGCATATACAGAGTATGAAGATGCATTGACTACAGGTAATAGTGTTGCTTCAGCTTATACTGCAATGGATACTGCATATGAGGATTTCCATGATTATGTAAATAGTAACGGATCATATAATGGAAGTGGCTTTAATACTGTCGCTAATTCATTTTATAATGCTAATGGTGGAACACCAACAGGATCTGTTGTTACGCTAAATAATAGTATAAACACTTTTAACGGTGCACCTGTAAGTGAAATTGTTAGCCAAGTAAGTACAATTGTTTCAAACCTAATTACTCCACCAACTACAAATCCAGATCCAGATTATGCGGCAGCACCTGCTGGTCCGACTGGAGGAACTTATGTTGCATTAAATAGTACTGATGTAGACAAGATAAAAGCACTTTTAGATAAAGTAACAAACTTTAAAGTAGATTTAGATCAAGTAGCTCAATCAGTTGTCACATACGAAAATGCAGCGGAAAACTTACTGAAACCTAAATGGTCTGACAGCCTAAGCGGAGAAGCGGGCCTAATCCAAATCCCACTTGACGCTCAAAGCTTCTCAATCGGCCCAGATGGAACTGTTACATTTGTTAACAGCAGTGGTCAATTAAATGTAGCTGGTCAAATTCGCCTAGCCAACTTTGCTAACGCAGGTGGTCTTGAAAAAGCAGGTGGAAACTTATTCAGAGAATCTTCTAACTCAGGGAAAGTTGATAAAAATGCTAATGGGATTCAATTAGACGAGCTTTTCGCACCAGGTACTGACGGAGTTGCTTCAATTGTAGCCGGCGCACTTGAAATGTCAAATGTTGACTTATCAGAAGAATTTACTGAAATGATCGTAGCTCAACGTGGGTTCCAATCAAATACAAAAATAATTACAACTTCAGACGAAATACTTCAAGAACTAGTGAACCTAAAACGTTAA